From Anopheles funestus chromosome 3RL, idAnoFuneDA-416_04, whole genome shotgun sequence, a single genomic window includes:
- the LOC125768496 gene encoding protein mini spindles isoform X1 yields MEEDTEYKKLPIDERCVHKLWKARVDGYEEAAKLFRTIDDEKSPEWNKFLGLIKKFVVDSNAAAQEKGLETTLVFVENSGNAGKTVGEVMGGIVSKCIGAPKTKTKELAVQITLMYVEIEKQDTVLEELLKGTEQKNPKIVAACVSAVTLALREFGNKVINIKPIVKRLPALLSDRDKTVRDESKTLTVEIYRWIGAAFKSQIASLPAVLLAELDTEFEKIGNEKATPVRYLRSQQEKQQQIAASAVDGVEGEDDGDGTEGGDVREEIDPMDLIDPVDILSKLPKDFYDKLEAKKWQERKESLEALETLLQNPKLQPGDYGDVVRALKKVITKDTNVVLVALGGKCLAMLAKGLGKKFNTYAGACVPAIFEKFKEKKSNVVTALRDAIDAIYPSTTIEAILEDVLEALGNKNPSVKMETASFLARSFTKTLPAALTKKVLKPLIAALLKTLNEPDPAVRDASADAIGTAMKLVGEKIIAPYLTEVDALKMAKIKESCDRAVITVKIPAARKERPATAPAKAVTTIKKAPSETKVGASGSGGSGGVQRPATAATVVKKVVSGGGLKKSATGGALGGGRASAGGAKAGTSAAAPNTEKDLSQEEIDERAGEMLPPDALGGLMDANWKTRLSAVESFAGAIAGLETKPGLSQILLRSLAKKPGFKDTNFQVLKGKLDTARTVVERFGITTTTADYLLTDVTEKLGDAKNGSPAAALLTAIAEGGARLDYTVQRAMEFAFEQQKSPKVQQEVLLWVATALREFGFQVEAKGLLESARKAVQSINPAVRTAGIALLGTMYLFMGQPLTMFFDNEKPALKQQIMAEFERCAGQKPPSPTRGASAKSPSAGGDDDDDDAAEGGADEQVAPMVNVNDLLPRIDISGQITEALLTELSDKNWKTRNEGLVRLQTIIAEAKLIKPTLGDLPQVLAQRLVDSNAKIAQTSVEICQQMAIAMGPPCRQYVRAFFPGFLKGLGDGKSFIRSACLTCINTWGEQAGYKDFFDGEMIADALKTGSPPLRTELYAWLAEKLPNMPTKSIPKDELQAILPHLYTHITDRSADVRKNANDTILGVMIHLGYDAMVKALDKQKPISKKDIQAALDKTRPNLPVKQLPPAKAAPPPEEAAVTSKGGLKLKTTKTAGTGGAGGASGRLGSGSAGSDKSGSGGAGVGSAGSGGGSSRKKEEDADSLAPLLVVNGLKKQRFVDEQKLKVLKWTFTTPREEFYELLKEQMQTANVNKALMVNMFHEDFRYHLKVIDALMEDLATNEEALICNLDLVMKWLSLRFYDTNPSVLLKGLEYLNQVFQRLVDRQYMLADIEGSSFVPHLLIKIGDPKDVVRNGVRTLLRQICLLYPFSKVFVFIMDALKSKNARQRAECLDELGYLIETYGLTVCQPSQPVALKEIARHISDRDNAVRNAALNAVVQAYFLTGEKIYKLIGQLSDKDLSMLDERIKRSKKTTVLPVKKLPIPGTNLNETTIVGKESILPAVQALSSTVVGVGGVDTGADDVMDEDETLIPSHADAVAVPMKIIVPEPPQPRVVKGPFKLDENVIADIERNWVKADDLGKTALNPIDDAFIYDELTVIAVNGVSYPEEKFRQLTQRNLLSSAGSGGPGESPVHHQHTVSSIRPSPDGSGLIPKPKPAPPVVVPSLTDALPKMDQNLVRIIRGIGNTDSYAAHAALNELTDIMQSPEKQAVLRGYEEMYIQHVLQQFKNIQQKPIAESMTIYQPLLHSIFMFFASKSLGKHLTIVSIKNIISVLLGLMADNRLVTGIDDAQFVKVVNGICLKILDRTNFTYMNCALIRLLKESCQTSCLPKFTDLQMKCIWRNVKVIPDRLAELDYEAVLLEVHEFMLALPSTWWQSRPSDMPLRTVKTIIHNMTKIKGNAILQHLNTIPTRSELHSYVLRILKNINKDATGTALVGDGEAGGNTPSLRPGTATGMMVTAQNNALNTDNNNHGGTRGTMISGDGDGNGSVVGSEYQKYIAVNASVESGADGGKGGPQNKQNPDFWMDRLNHLMKKTTVGGQPNRGVMLGTTGTQLDGTTATLGSAAVTGGGIITDENLNLNQMQGSKFSIRRGLDGMGLGHEANHTGTPVGGGTTSQRRELLQQKLEQLKQHK; encoded by the exons ATGGAGGAGGACACGGAATACAAGAAGCTCCCGATCGATGAACGGTGCGTTCACAAGCTGTGGAAGGCCCGTGTCGACGGGTACGAGGAAGCGGCCAAACTCTTTCGCACCATCGACGACGAAAAGTCCCCGGAGTGGAACAAGTTTTTGGGGTTGATCAAAAAGTTCGTCGTAGACAGCAATGCGGCCGCACAGGAGAAGGGCCTCGAGACGACGCTCGTGTTCGTGGAGAACAGTGGCAATGCCGGCAAGACGGTCGGCGAAGTGATGGGTGGCATCGTGTCCAAATGCATCGGTGCACCAAAGACGAAAACTAAGGAGCTAGCGGTGCAAATCACACTCATGTACGTGGAAATCGAGAAGCAGGACACCGTGCTGGAAGAGCTGCTGAAAGGAACGGAGCAAAAGAATCCCAAAATAGTTGCCGCCTGTGTCAGTGCCGTCACGCTGGCGTTGCGCGAGTTTGGCAACAAGGTAATCAACATCAAACCGATCGTGAAACGTTTGCCTGCCCTGCTGAGCGACCGCGATAAGACCGTGCGCGATGAATCGAAAACCTTGACGGTGGAAATTTATCGGTGGATTGGGGCAGCGTTCAAGTCACAGATTGCTTCCTTgccggccgtgctgctggccgagCTGGACACGGAGTTTGAAAAGATTGGCAACGAAAAAGCTACCCCGGTGCGGTATTTGCGCTCGCAGCAGGAAAAGCAGCAACAGATAGCGGCCTCGGCCGTGGATGGTGTCGAGGGTgaggatgatggtgatggtacgGAGGGCGGGGATGTCCGGGAAGAGATCGATCCCATGGATTTGATCGATCCGGTTGACATATTGTCGAAATTGCCGAAAGATTTCTATGACAAGCTTGAGGCGAAGAAATGGCAGGAACGTAAGGAATCTCTGGAAGCGTTGGAAACGTTACTGCAAAACCCCAAACTACAGCCGGGCGATTATGGCGATGTAGTGCGTGCGCTGAAGAAGGTAATCACAAAGGACACGAACGTGGTACTGGTGGCACTCGGTGGCAAATGTTTAGCTATGTTGGCGAAAGGATTGGGAAAGAAGTTCAATACCTATGCGGGG GCTTGTGTTCCAGcaatttttgaaaagtttaaagagaaaaaatcgaacgTGGTAACGGCACTGAGGGATGCGATTGATGCCATTTATCCCTCCACAACGATAGAAGCTATTCTGGAGGATGTGCTCGAAGCACTGGGGAACAAAAATCCTAGCGTAAAGATGGAGACAGCCTCCTTTCTGGCACGTTCGTTCACCAAAACCCTACCTGCCGCGCTGACGAAAAAGGTGCTTAAACCACTAATAGCAGCGCTGCTGAAAACGTTGAACGAACCCGATCCGGCGGTACGAGATGCGTCGGCAGATGCGATCGGAACCGCCATGAAGCTGGTCGGTGAGAAAATAATCGCACCATATCTGACCGAGGTGGACGCATTGAAGATGGCCAAGATAAAGGAAAGTTGCGATCGGGCGGTCATAACGGTAAAGATTCCGGCTGCCCGTAAAGAACGTCCTGCAACGGCCCCGGCTAAAGCGGTAACGACGATTAAGAAGGCACCGTCGGAGACCAAAGTTGGTGCATCCGGAAGCGGTGGTTCGGGTGGAGTTCAGCGACCCGCAACAGCAGCGACCGTCGTTAAAAAGGTAGTATCAGGTGGTGGTCTAAAGAAAAGTGCTACGGGAGGTGCTCTCGGTGGTGGAAGAGCTAGCGCTGGTGGGGCTAAAGCAGGAACTTCGGCGGCGGCACCAAACACGGAAAAAGATCTATCACAGGAAGAGATCGACGAACGGGCGGGTGAAATGCTACCGCCCGACGCACTCGGAGGACTGATGGATGCGAACTGGAAGACACGTCTCAGTGCGGTAGAATCGTTTGCCGGTGCCATCGCGGGACTGGAAACGAAACCAGGCCTGTCGCAAATTTTGCTTCGCTCACTAGCAAAGAAACCGGGCTTCAAAGATACCAACTTTCAGGTGCTGAAAGGGAAGCTCGACACAGCGCGAACGGTGGTGGAACGTTTCGGCATTACGACAACGACCGCCGATTATTTACTTACCGATGTGACGGAGAAGCTGGGCGATGCGAAAAATGGATCCCCGGCTGCCGCTCTGCTGACAGCGATTGCCGAAGGTGGCGCTCGGTTAGACTACACCGTGCAGCGCGCCATGGAGTTCGCCTTTGAGCAGCAAAAATCACCCAAAGTGCAGCAAGAGGTGTTGCTGTGGGTGGCAACAGCGCTGCGTGAATTTGGATTCCAGGTCGAGGCGAAGGGTCTGCTGGAGAGCGCCCGTAAGGCGGTTCAGAGCATTAATCCGGCCGTACGTACCGCTGGCATTGCACTGCTGGGCACGATGTACCTATTCATGGGCCAACCGTTGACGATGTTTTTCGACAATGAAAAGCCGGCCTTAAAGCAACAGATTATGGCCGAATTTGAGCGATGCGCCGGTCAAAAGCCTCCATCTCCGACACGGGGAGCCAGCGCGAAATCGCCGTCCGCCGGtggagatgatgatgatgatgacgcaGCCGAAGGTGGCGCCGATGAACAAGTCGCACCGATGGTTAACGTGAACGATCTATTGCCACGCATTGATATTTCCGGACAAATAACGGAAGCGCTGCTGACGGAGCTTTCGGATAAGAATTGGAAAACACGAAACGAGGGCTTGGTGCGGTTGCAAACAATTATTGCTGAAGCAAAACTCATCAAACCGACGCTCGGGGATTTGCCGCAGGTGCTGGCGCAACGGTTAGTTGACAGCAATGCAAAGATTGCGCAAACATCGGTCGAGATTTGTCAACAGATGGCCATTGCTATGGGCCCGCCGTGTCGGCAGTACGTGCGTGCATTTTTCCCCGGCTTTCTGAAAGGGCTTGGCGATGGTAAAAGTTTCATCCGAAGCGCTTGTCTTACCTGCATCAATACGTGGGGCGAACAGGCGGGCTATAAAGATTTCTTCGACGGTGAAATGATAGCCGATGCGCTTAAGACCGGCAGTCCGCCACTGCGTACAGAACTTTACGCGTGGCTGGCGGAGAAATTGCCCAACATGCCCACGAAGAGCATCCCGAAGGATGAGCTGCAAGCTATACTGCCGCATCTGTACACACACATTACGGATCGTAGTGCGGACGTGCGCAAGAACGCCAATGACACTATACTGGGTGTGATGATACACCTTGGGTATGATGCAATGGTGAAGGCGTTAGATAAGCAAAAACCCATCTCGAAGAAGGATATACAGGCAGCACTGGATAAGACACGTCCAAACCTGCCCGTCAAGCAGCTCCCGCCGGCAAAGGCCGCACCGCCACCGGAAGAAGCAGCCGTCACTAGCAAGGGTGGACTGAAATTGAAGACAACAAAGACAGCCGGTACCGGTGGCGCTGGTGGTGCTAGCGGTCGTTTGGGATCCGGTTCGGCCGGCTCGGACAAGTCTGGTTCCGGTGGTGCCGGTGTTGGTAGCGCCGGCAGTGGTGGCGGCTCGTCGCGCAAGAAGGAGGAAGATGCCGATTCGTTGGCCCCTTTATTGGTTGTAAACGGGCTCAAAAAGCAACGTTTCGTGGACGAACAGAAGCTAAAGGTGTTGAAGTGGACGTTCACCACACCGCGGGAGGAGTTTTACGAACTGCTTAAGGAGCAAATGCAAACGGCCAACGTAAACAAAGCGCTAATGGTGAACATGTTTCACGAGGACTTCCGGTACCATCTGAAGGTGATCGATGCACTGATGGAAGATTTGGCAACGAACGAGGAAGCACTGATATGCAACTTGGATCTGGTGATGAAATGGTTGTCGTTGCGTTTCTACGACACAAACCCGTCCGTGCTGCTGAAAGGTTTGGAGTATCTGAACCAGGTCTTTCAACGATTGGTCGATCGGCAGTACATGCTAGCGGACATCGAGGGTAGCTCGTTCGTGCCGCATCTGctgataaagattggcgaccCAAAGGATGTGGTGCGGAACGGTGTGCGAACGCTACTACGCCAGATCTGTTTGCTTTATCCGTTCTCGAAGGTGTTCGTGTTCATCATGGATGCGCTGAAATCCAAAAATGCCCGACAGCGTGCGGAATGTTTGGACGAGTTGGGATATCTGATTGAAACGTACGGGTTGACCGTGTGCCAACCGTCCCAACCGGTCGCACTGAAGGAAATCGCACGCCACATTTCCGATCGTGATAATGCGGTTCGGAATGCCGCGTTGAACGCTGTAGTGCAGGCTTACTTTTTGACCGGTGAAAAGATTTACAAGCTGATCGGTCAGCTGTCGGATAAGGATCTGTCGATGTTGGATGAGCGTATCAAGCGCTCGAAAAAGACGACGGTGCTGCCGGTGAAAAAGTTACCGATTCCGGGTACGAATCTCAACGAAACTACGATCGTGGGAAAGGAAAGCATCCTTCCCGCGGTACAAGCACTATCGTCCACCGTCGTTGGCGTTGGTGGTGTTGATACCGGTGCGGATGACGTGATGGATGAGGACGAAACATTAATACCTTCGCATGCGGATGCCGTAGCAGTACCGATGAA AATAATTGTACCGGAGCCTCCACAGCCAAGAGTGGTGAAGGGTCCGTTCAAGCTCGATGAGAATGTGATAGCAGATATCGAACGGAACTGGGTGAAGGCAGATGATCTCGGCAAAACCGCCCTAAACCCGATCGATGACGCCTTCATCTACGATGAGCTGACCGTGATCGCCGTGAACGGTGTATCCTATCCGGAGGAGAAATTCCGACAGCTCACCCAACGCAACCTGCTATCGTCTGCGGGTTCTGGCGGACCGGGCGAATCGCCCGTCCACCATCAACACACGGTATCCAGTATTCGCCCCTCGCCAGATGGTAGCGGACTGATCCCCAAACCGAAACCTGCGCCTCCTGTCGTCGTACCAAG TTTGACCGATGCTCTCCCAAAGATGGATCAAAACTTGGTACGCATTATACGCGGAATCGGTAACACGGACAGTTACGCTGCACATGCCGCCTTAAACGAGCTAACGGATATCATGCAATCGCCGGAGAAACAAGCCGTACTGCGTGGATATGAAGAAATGTACATACAACACGTACTACAGCAATTTAAG AATATCCAGCAAAAGCCGATAGCGGAATCGATGACCATTTATCAACCATTGCTGCACAGTATCTTCATGTTTTTCGCCTCCAAATCGCTCGGAAAGCACCTGACGATCGTGTCGATCAAAAACATAATCTCCGTGCTGTTGGGACTGATGGCAGACAATCGTCTGGTAACCGGTATCGACGATGCACAGTTCGTAAAGGTGGTAAACGGTATCTGTCTGAAGATTCTCGATCGTACCAACTTTACCTACATGAATTGTGCCCTCATCCGGTTGCTGAAGGAATCCTGCCAGACCAGTTGCTTGCCAAAGTTTACCGATCTACAGATGAAGTGCATCTGGCGTAACGTGAAGGTCATACCGGACCGGTTGGCCGAGCTCGATTATGAGGCCGTGCTGCTCGAGGTGCACGAGTTTATGCTTGCCCTTCCCTCGACCTGGTGGCAATCGCGACCATCCGATATGCCGCTGCGCACAGTTAAAACCATCATACACAATATGACCAAAATCAAAGGTAACGCAATACTGCAGCATTTGAACACGATCCCGACCCGTTCGGAGCTACACTCGTACGTGTTGCGCATTCTGAAGAACATCAATAAGGATGCGACGGGTACGGCGTTGGTCGGTGATGGTGAAGCAGGCGGTAACACACCCTCGTTACGACCGGGCACAGCAACGGGTATGATGGTCACCGCCCAGAATAACGCACTAAACACCGACAATAACAACCATGGCGGTACGCGCGGCACCATGATCAGTGGTGACGGGGACGGTAATGGCTCGGTGGTCGGTTCGGAGTATCAGAAATATATCGCTGTAAATGCTAGCGTCGAAAGCGGTGCTGACGGTGGTAAAG GTGgcccacaaaacaaacaaaatccggACTTTTGGATGGATCGACTAAATCACCTTATG aaaaaaacaactgttgGTGGGCAACCAAATCGTGGAGTCATGTTAGGGACGACCGGGACGCAACTAGACGGGACAACAGCAACGCTCGGTAGTGCGGCGGTGACCGGCGGTGGGATAATTACGGACGAAAATTTAAACCTTAATCAAATGCAGGGAAGCAAATTCAGCATTCGCCGAGGGCTGGACGGGATGGGGCTGGGGCATGAAGCCAATCACACCGGAACGCCCGTAGGTGGTGGTACGACTTCTCAGCGTCGCGAATTGTTGCAGCAAAAATTAGAGCAACTAAAGCAACATAAGTGA